A genome region from Cyanobacteriota bacterium includes the following:
- the uvrA gene encoding excinuclease ABC subunit UvrA translates to MSDVIDVNSVDSTAQHNGQVTNNLVAESGLRSLSRSGDRNTIRVRGARQHNLKNIDLELPRDRLIVFTGVSGSGKSSLAFDTIFAEGQRRYVESLSAYARQFLGQVDKPDVDAIEGLSPAISIDQKSTSHNPRSTVGTVTEIYDYLRLLFGRAGEPHCPHCNRSIAPQTIDQMCDRILALPERTRFQILAPVVRGKKGTHKKLLSSLAAEGFVRVRVDGEVRELSDAIELDKNQAHTIEIVVDRLVIKPGLQERLVDSLTTCLKRSGGIAVIDVLSDDSSTESSLEPSPSKFPAPTPANNVISLSSRLPIAAEKGGGYRVDAETTHPSPSSPLGRRIPSEERRTKEELVFSENFACPEHGAVMEELSPRLFSFNSPYGACPACHGLGSHRKFSADLVVPNPELPVYAAIAPWSDKDNTYYLSLLYSVAEAFGFDIQTPWKHLTPEQQHILLYGSPEEIWVETDSRYQGKRGYYRRYDGVLPLLEKQYHESSSDTYKQKLEKYIVEQTCEVCHGKRLKPEALSVRIGQFRITDFTSVSIQTCLERINTVKLSDRQAQIADLVMREIRARLQFLIDVGLDYLTLDRPAMTLSGGEAQRIRLATQIGSGLTGVLYVLDEPSIGLHQRDNTRLLNTLIKLRDLGNTLIVVEHDEETIRAADHIVDIGPGAGVHGGRIVAQGDLNAILASQESLTGAYLSRRRVIPTPTQRRTGNHKVLRMRNAHRNNLKHIDVDIPLGKLVCITGVSGSGKSTLINELLYPALLHHFGSKIPFPKELDAVEGLSALDKVIVIDQSPIGRTPRSNPATYTGCFDVIRDLFAETIEAKARGYKAGQFSFNVKGGRCEACGGQGVNVIEMNFLPDVYVQCEVCKGARYNRETLQVKYKGKSISDVLNMTVEEAVVFFENIPQAATRLQTLVDVGLGYIRLGQTAPTLSGGEAQRMKLASELSRRATGKTLYLIDEPTTGLSFYDVHKLLDVVQRLVDKGNSVLVIEHNLDVIRCSDWIIDLGPEGGDRGGEIIAEGTPETIATIPHSHTGRYLRQVLS, encoded by the coding sequence ATGTCCGACGTGATTGATGTCAATAGCGTGGATTCAACTGCACAGCACAATGGTCAGGTAACGAATAATTTGGTAGCTGAGTCAGGACTACGCTCTCTGTCTCGCTCTGGCGATCGCAACACCATTCGCGTGCGGGGTGCACGACAGCACAACTTAAAGAATATCGACTTAGAATTACCCCGCGATCGCTTGATTGTGTTTACAGGAGTGTCAGGTTCTGGCAAGTCATCCCTGGCCTTTGATACGATCTTTGCTGAGGGGCAACGGCGCTATGTGGAGTCTCTTAGTGCCTATGCTCGTCAGTTTTTAGGCCAGGTAGACAAGCCCGACGTAGATGCGATCGAAGGCTTAAGTCCAGCAATTTCCATTGACCAAAAGTCCACCTCTCACAACCCGCGGTCTACAGTAGGTACAGTCACTGAGATTTATGACTACCTGCGGTTGCTATTTGGGCGAGCTGGAGAGCCACATTGCCCCCACTGCAATCGCAGCATTGCTCCCCAAACCATTGACCAGATGTGCGATCGTATCCTCGCCTTGCCAGAACGCACTCGTTTCCAGATCTTAGCGCCCGTAGTGCGTGGCAAAAAGGGCACCCACAAGAAGCTACTGTCTAGCCTGGCAGCAGAAGGCTTTGTGCGAGTACGGGTCGATGGGGAAGTTCGGGAGTTGAGTGATGCAATCGAATTGGATAAAAACCAAGCCCACACGATTGAGATTGTGGTGGATCGTCTGGTGATCAAGCCTGGATTGCAAGAACGCTTGGTAGACTCTCTTACCACTTGCCTCAAGCGCTCCGGTGGCATTGCTGTCATCGATGTGCTTAGTGATGACTCTTCCACTGAGAGTAGTTTAGAACCATCACCCTCTAAGTTTCCAGCACCTACCCCAGCGAATAACGTTATTTCCCTATCTTCTCGGTTGCCGATCGCGGCGGAAAAGGGGGGCGGTTACAGGGTTGATGCTGAGACTACTCACCCATCACCATCTAGTCCTTTAGGACGACGCATACCCAGCGAGGAGCGACGCACCAAGGAAGAGCTTGTCTTCTCTGAAAACTTTGCCTGCCCTGAGCACGGTGCTGTGATGGAAGAGCTATCGCCTCGGTTATTTTCCTTCAACTCTCCCTATGGAGCTTGTCCTGCCTGTCATGGCTTGGGCAGCCACCGCAAGTTTTCGGCCGATTTAGTCGTGCCCAATCCTGAGTTGCCAGTCTATGCAGCGATCGCCCCTTGGTCAGACAAAGACAACACCTACTATCTGTCATTGCTCTACAGTGTTGCTGAAGCCTTTGGTTTCGATATTCAAACCCCTTGGAAACACCTCACCCCAGAACAGCAGCATATTCTCTTGTATGGTTCTCCAGAGGAAATCTGGGTTGAAACTGACTCGCGCTACCAGGGCAAGCGTGGTTACTATCGTCGCTATGATGGTGTGCTGCCTTTACTCGAAAAGCAGTATCACGAGTCTAGTTCTGATACTTACAAGCAAAAGTTAGAGAAATATATTGTTGAGCAAACCTGTGAAGTTTGTCATGGCAAGCGTCTGAAACCAGAAGCACTGTCTGTGCGCATTGGTCAGTTCCGCATTACTGATTTTACCAGCGTTTCCATTCAAACCTGTCTAGAGCGTATTAACACTGTAAAACTCAGCGATCGCCAAGCCCAAATTGCCGACCTAGTGATGCGAGAAATTCGCGCCCGCCTCCAGTTCCTGATAGATGTAGGGCTAGACTATCTCACCCTTGATCGTCCAGCCATGACACTCTCTGGCGGCGAAGCCCAGCGAATTCGGCTGGCTACCCAAATTGGCTCTGGTTTGACCGGGGTATTGTATGTCCTAGATGAACCCAGCATTGGCCTGCACCAACGCGATAATACTCGCCTCTTGAACACCCTAATTAAGCTGCGGGACTTGGGTAATACCCTGATCGTAGTGGAGCACGATGAAGAAACTATTCGCGCCGCAGATCATATAGTTGATATTGGCCCTGGCGCGGGTGTGCACGGTGGCCGCATTGTTGCCCAAGGTGACCTAAATGCTATACTCGCTAGCCAAGAATCCCTTACAGGCGCGTATCTTTCTCGCCGACGGGTCATTCCTACTCCGACGCAGCGCCGAACGGGTAACCACAAAGTACTACGGATGCGGAATGCTCACCGCAATAACCTTAAGCACATTGATGTGGATATTCCCCTGGGGAAATTGGTCTGTATAACCGGTGTTTCTGGCTCCGGCAAGTCTACCTTAATCAATGAGCTGTTGTATCCAGCATTACTTCACCATTTTGGCAGTAAGATTCCCTTTCCCAAGGAACTTGATGCTGTTGAGGGGTTAAGTGCTCTAGACAAGGTAATTGTGATTGATCAGTCACCGATCGGTCGCACCCCCCGCTCTAACCCGGCTACCTACACAGGCTGTTTTGATGTGATTCGCGACTTGTTTGCTGAGACGATCGAGGCCAAGGCCCGTGGTTACAAAGCCGGACAGTTTTCCTTCAATGTCAAGGGTGGGCGTTGTGAAGCTTGCGGTGGGCAGGGGGTGAATGTGATTGAGATGAATTTTTTACCGGATGTTTACGTCCAGTGTGAGGTGTGTAAAGGGGCACGCTACAACCGGGAGACATTACAGGTTAAGTACAAGGGTAAATCCATCTCAGATGTGTTGAATATGACCGTAGAAGAAGCGGTCGTGTTCTTTGAGAATATTCCCCAAGCGGCTACCCGTCTGCAAACTCTGGTGGATGTGGGTCTGGGATACATCCGACTAGGACAAACTGCCCCTACATTGTCTGGTGGAGAAGCACAGCGGATGAAGCTGGCCTCTGAGCTATCTCGTCGTGCCACGGGTAAAACCCTCTATTTAATTGACGAACCTACTACAGGACTTTCTTTCTACGATGTCCACAAGTTGCTAGATGTGGTGCAACGCCTGGTAGACAAGGGCAACTCGGTGCTGGTGATTGAACATAACCTAGATGTGATCCGATGCTCGGATTGGATTATCGACCTAGGGCCAGAGGGGGGCGATCGGGGTGGTGAAATCATTGCTGAGGGTACGCCTGAAACGATCGCTACCATTCCCCATTCCCACACAGGTCGCTATCTGCGTCAAGTCTTGTCCTAG
- a CDS encoding helix-turn-helix domain-containing protein, producing MKSGSKYQPLLDYLRRSDQLVVTLTLAEIETILGSNLPKSAYYSRGWWGNRAKGALQASAWMDAGYLVDTIDLERQQITFRRPPSVYKAQRQGDTIVWTGELIKALRMHMGITQMEFAATLGVRQQTVSEWETNAYTPTRASSKHLMLVAEQCQFKYEVDSVDGNVNNS from the coding sequence GTGAAAAGCGGCAGTAAGTATCAACCTCTACTTGACTACCTCCGTCGCAGTGACCAACTCGTCGTGACCTTGACACTGGCAGAAATCGAAACCATTCTAGGCAGCAACTTGCCAAAGTCTGCCTACTATAGTCGGGGATGGTGGGGTAATCGGGCAAAGGGTGCGCTTCAAGCCTCTGCCTGGATGGATGCTGGCTACCTAGTGGATACGATCGACCTAGAGCGCCAGCAAATCACTTTCCGCAGGCCGCCGTCGGTGTATAAAGCGCAACGCCAAGGTGATACTATCGTGTGGACAGGAGAGTTAATCAAGGCATTGCGGATGCACATGGGCATTACTCAAATGGAATTTGCAGCTACCCTAGGTGTGAGACAGCAAACAGTGAGTGAGTGGGAGACGAATGCTTACACGCCAACTCGTGCCTCGTCTAAGCATCTGATGCTGGTAGCAGAACAATGCCAGTTTAAGTACGAAGTGGATTCAGTGGACGGGAATGTGAATAACTCATGA
- a CDS encoding helix-turn-helix transcriptional regulator yields MTSQPYCQQLQMLMQQAGISSLRSLSRQAGVSLWQVRQVQAGNLHNMRLAVLQALSRALRLSLADFLSAFGASTPDPQPQTDQPPAMVSRQEYDRLHQQLNLQRELLTQELQRHSLDTLESLLVQLPTARYAATHNPQLPAKNVLLLLTPLDRLLTQWGLAYLDAVGDEVPYDPQRHQLTEGSAQPGDRVKVRYAGYAWRGNLLRRSQVTALVTRG; encoded by the coding sequence ATGACAAGTCAGCCCTATTGTCAACAGCTACAGATGTTGATGCAGCAGGCTGGCATTTCCAGTCTACGATCGCTCAGCCGCCAAGCTGGGGTATCCCTGTGGCAGGTACGGCAAGTGCAAGCTGGTAATTTACACAACATGCGCCTAGCGGTGTTGCAAGCCCTCAGTCGGGCACTCCGACTGTCCTTAGCAGACTTTCTTAGTGCCTTTGGAGCATCAACACCAGACCCTCAGCCACAAACGGATCAGCCCCCCGCTATGGTCAGTCGGCAAGAGTACGATCGACTACATCAACAACTAAACCTACAACGAGAATTGCTGACCCAAGAGCTTCAGCGCCATAGTCTAGACACCTTGGAGTCTTTGTTGGTGCAACTGCCTACAGCTCGGTATGCGGCTACCCATAATCCACAACTACCGGCTAAGAATGTGTTACTGTTATTGACCCCCCTCGATCGCCTATTAACCCAATGGGGATTGGCCTATCTAGATGCAGTTGGAGATGAAGTACCCTACGATCCCCAGCGCCATCAGCTTACGGAAGGTTCGGCTCAACCGGGCGATCGGGTCAAGGTGCGGTATGCGGGGTATGCCTGGCGGGGAAATTTACTGCGGCGATCGCAGGTCACTGCCTTAGTCACTCGTGGATAA
- the glmU gene encoding bifunctional UDP-N-acetylglucosamine diphosphorylase/glucosamine-1-phosphate N-acetyltransferase GlmU yields MVAVAVLAAGKGTRMKSQLPKVMHRLGSKSLLERVLDSVNILNPTRRLVIVGYQGERVKASLQSYPNLEFVEQAEQKGTGHAVQQLLPHLEGFDGDLLVLNGDVPLLRPETLKQLLDVHRQHGNAATILTAQVPDPRGYGRVFCDEQGLLSQIVEHRDCTPAQRQNNRINAGVYCFRWPELAALLPELKADNDQQEYYLTDVVSWLKPVMAVDVEDYQEILGINDRQQLANLYDILQLRIKAAWMMSGVTLIDPASITIDDTVELHPDVVIEPQTHLRGTTVIGTGSRIGPGSLIENSHIGENVTVLYSVITDSVVQSGTRIGPYAHLRGHAEVGQNCRIGNFVELKNAKLGERTNAAHLSYLGDATLGTQVNIGAGTITANYDGVRKHRTVIGDRSKTGSNSVLVAPITLGADVTVAAGSTITEDVPDDCLVIARSRQVVKPGWRLSTSD; encoded by the coding sequence ATGGTTGCAGTAGCGGTGTTGGCGGCAGGCAAAGGGACTCGCATGAAGTCGCAGTTGCCGAAGGTTATGCATCGGTTGGGGAGCAAATCCTTGCTGGAGCGCGTTCTGGATAGTGTGAATATCTTGAATCCGACCCGACGGTTGGTGATTGTTGGCTATCAGGGGGAACGGGTAAAAGCCTCGTTACAGTCGTATCCAAACTTGGAGTTTGTGGAGCAAGCAGAACAAAAGGGAACTGGTCACGCAGTCCAACAGCTTTTACCTCACTTAGAGGGTTTTGACGGCGACTTACTAGTGCTGAATGGAGATGTGCCCTTGCTGCGGCCAGAGACCCTGAAGCAATTACTGGATGTGCATCGTCAACATGGCAATGCTGCTACTATTCTCACGGCGCAGGTACCCGATCCACGGGGTTATGGTCGGGTATTTTGTGATGAACAGGGGCTGCTCAGTCAGATTGTGGAACACCGCGATTGTACCCCTGCCCAACGTCAGAATAACCGCATTAATGCTGGGGTCTATTGTTTTCGCTGGCCAGAGTTAGCCGCCTTGCTGCCAGAGTTGAAGGCTGATAATGACCAACAGGAATATTACCTCACCGATGTAGTGAGCTGGCTGAAGCCGGTAATGGCAGTGGATGTGGAAGATTACCAGGAAATTCTGGGGATCAACGATCGCCAGCAGTTGGCTAACCTCTACGATATCTTGCAACTACGGATCAAAGCAGCCTGGATGATGTCAGGGGTGACCTTAATCGATCCGGCTAGTATAACGATCGATGACACTGTGGAACTTCACCCCGACGTGGTGATTGAGCCGCAAACCCACCTACGAGGCACCACTGTAATCGGCACTGGCAGCCGTATTGGGCCAGGGAGCCTGATTGAAAACAGCCATATTGGCGAGAATGTGACCGTTCTCTATTCTGTGATTACAGACAGTGTGGTGCAGTCTGGCACGAGGATTGGTCCCTATGCCCACCTGCGGGGTCATGCTGAGGTGGGGCAAAACTGCCGGATTGGCAACTTTGTGGAGCTAAAGAATGCTAAGTTGGGCGAGCGTACCAATGCTGCCCACCTATCCTATCTAGGAGATGCTACCTTGGGCACACAGGTCAACATCGGTGCGGGAACTATTACGGCTAACTATGACGGTGTTCGCAAGCACAGGACAGTGATTGGCGATCGCTCTAAGACTGGATCCAACAGTGTGCTGGTCGCCCCTATTACCCTAGGTGCAGATGTTACCGTCGCCGCTGGATCTACAATTACCGAGGATGTGCCTGATGATTGCCTGGTAATTGCTCGCAGTCGTCAGGTAGTGAAACCTGGCTGGCGGTTATCCACGAGTGACTAA
- the rplI gene encoding 50S ribosomal protein L9 has product MAKRVQVVLKEAVAKLGNVGDVVDVAPGYARNYLIPRGVAVHTTPAILRQVERWREQERQRLAALKQEAEELKAALEKLAQITVSKQAGEENVLFGTVTDREVAELIQQAIGKEIDRRNITLPAIKKLGTYTASIKLHPEVTAAITVEVVAA; this is encoded by the coding sequence ATGGCAAAGCGTGTACAGGTCGTATTGAAAGAAGCCGTTGCTAAGTTGGGCAATGTCGGGGATGTGGTGGATGTTGCTCCTGGCTACGCCCGCAACTATTTGATTCCACGGGGGGTAGCTGTGCATACAACGCCAGCTATTTTGCGGCAAGTGGAGCGTTGGCGTGAGCAGGAACGTCAGCGATTAGCGGCGTTGAAGCAAGAGGCAGAGGAACTAAAAGCGGCATTGGAAAAGCTTGCCCAGATAACTGTGTCTAAGCAAGCAGGCGAAGAGAATGTGCTATTTGGGACAGTAACTGATCGGGAAGTGGCGGAGTTGATTCAACAGGCGATCGGCAAAGAGATCGATCGGCGTAATATCACGTTGCCTGCTATCAAGAAGTTAGGCACCTATACCGCTAGCATCAAGTTACACCCTGAGGTTACAGCCGCGATTACAGTCGAAGTTGTGGCAGCATAG
- the recQ gene encoding DNA helicase RecQ yields the protein MATATTDGLEKALKQFFGYDQFRPGQREIVEAALTGQDVLVVMPTGGGKSLCFQLPALVRSGLTIVVSPLIALMQDQVEALQINGIAATFLNSSLSAVESRDRSQAALKGEIKLLYVAPERLLLESFLLDFLGSIQAGVGLTAIAIDEAHCVSEWGHDFRPEYRQLRRLRQIYPQVPIMALTATATERVRQDIISQLDLRQPYCHIASFNRSNLYYEVHPKHRRGNQTFIQLVQQVQQLTGPGIIYCLSRKRVDELTTRLNHHGIADLPYHAGMDNRQRSDNPQRFIRDDVRVMVATIAFGMGINKPDVRFVIHYDLPRNIESYYQESGRAGRDGEPAHCTLYFGLSDIKSIEWLISQKVDPETGEPLVAEQRIAYQQLRQVIAYAESSICRRTIQLGYFGETFAGNCGNCDNCRHPKPLEDWTIDAQKFLSCVARCQERFGVAHIIDVLRGSRSEKVLRHKHEQLSTYGIGKDRQVDEWRLLARTLIQQGLVDETSDGYSILKLNAHSWEVMRKQRQVWIAISKPQALEQPTSKSSTAPELTDPATAGLFQHLRQLRKQLADEQSVPPYVVFSDASLRAMAVERPTTLAAFDCLPGVGRRKLEQYGRLFTDAIRCYCHDHNLETDQRVQAEVVQPTPSSTQLVTLQLFRQGLTVQQIAEQRQLKATTIETHLAELIEQGEAIDLDNLVEPERQAVIRAALETVGASALKPVYEYLQGHYSYGELRLVRAYYQITGELRS from the coding sequence TCCGGCTTTGGTGCGATCAGGGCTGACGATTGTGGTGTCACCCTTAATTGCTCTGATGCAAGACCAAGTGGAAGCACTACAAATCAATGGCATCGCAGCGACGTTTCTCAATAGCAGTCTTTCAGCCGTGGAAAGCCGCGATCGCTCCCAAGCTGCCCTCAAGGGTGAGATCAAACTGCTGTATGTGGCTCCAGAGCGACTGTTGCTAGAGAGTTTTTTGCTGGACTTTTTGGGTTCTATTCAAGCTGGAGTGGGATTGACGGCAATCGCGATCGACGAAGCGCACTGCGTGTCTGAATGGGGACATGACTTTCGCCCGGAGTATCGCCAATTGCGGCGACTTCGACAAATCTATCCCCAAGTGCCAATCATGGCCCTGACGGCAACCGCTACAGAACGAGTGCGCCAAGACATCATCAGCCAGCTAGACCTGCGTCAACCCTACTGCCACATTGCTAGCTTCAACCGTTCTAATCTCTACTACGAGGTGCACCCTAAACACCGGCGTGGTAACCAAACCTTTATCCAGCTTGTGCAGCAGGTGCAACAGTTAACTGGGCCTGGCATCATCTACTGTTTGAGTCGCAAGCGGGTGGATGAGTTGACGACCCGCCTGAACCACCATGGAATTGCAGACCTACCCTACCATGCAGGCATGGATAACCGACAGCGCAGCGACAATCCGCAGCGGTTTATTCGGGATGATGTCCGGGTTATGGTTGCTACGATCGCCTTTGGCATGGGGATCAACAAACCCGATGTTCGCTTTGTCATCCACTACGACCTACCCCGCAACATTGAAAGCTATTACCAAGAGTCAGGGCGTGCAGGACGAGATGGCGAACCGGCTCATTGTACCCTCTATTTCGGGCTGAGTGATATCAAAAGCATAGAGTGGTTGATCAGCCAGAAGGTAGATCCTGAAACCGGAGAACCCTTAGTGGCAGAGCAACGCATCGCCTACCAACAACTCCGCCAAGTCATTGCCTATGCCGAAAGCTCAATTTGTCGGCGTACGATTCAGCTTGGCTACTTTGGGGAAACGTTCGCTGGCAACTGTGGCAATTGTGATAACTGTCGGCATCCAAAACCTTTAGAGGACTGGACGATCGACGCTCAGAAGTTTCTCTCTTGTGTTGCCCGCTGCCAAGAGCGATTTGGCGTTGCCCATATTATTGATGTGTTGCGCGGATCCCGGAGTGAAAAAGTGCTGAGGCATAAGCACGAACAACTCTCTACCTACGGCATTGGCAAGGATCGCCAAGTAGACGAGTGGCGGCTGCTAGCCCGCACACTGATTCAGCAGGGACTAGTGGACGAAACCAGCGATGGCTATTCCATCCTGAAACTCAACGCCCACAGTTGGGAGGTCATGCGCAAACAGCGGCAAGTCTGGATAGCGATCTCCAAACCCCAAGCTCTAGAGCAGCCAACCAGTAAGTCGTCCACTGCGCCAGAGCTAACTGATCCCGCAACGGCAGGGTTATTTCAGCACTTGCGTCAGTTACGGAAACAACTAGCTGATGAACAATCAGTGCCACCCTATGTAGTGTTTAGTGATGCCAGTTTGCGGGCAATGGCAGTAGAGCGACCCACGACTTTAGCAGCCTTCGATTGCCTCCCTGGGGTAGGACGACGCAAACTAGAGCAATACGGTCGTCTGTTTACAGATGCTATTCGTTGCTATTGTCACGATCACAACCTAGAGACTGACCAGAGGGTTCAAGCAGAAGTTGTACAACCCACGCCGTCTTCTACCCAACTGGTAACCCTGCAACTGTTTCGTCAGGGCTTGACAGTACAACAGATTGCTGAGCAGCGGCAACTGAAGGCTACGACGATCGAAACCCACTTAGCAGAGTTAATTGAACAAGGGGAAGCCATTGACCTTGACAATCTCGTCGAGCCAGAGCGACAGGCTGTGATTCGTGCCGCCCTAGAAACCGTTGGTGCATCAGCCCTAAAACCAGTGTACGAGTATTTACAGGGACACTACAGCTATGGTGAGTTGCGCCTAGTGCGTGCCTATTACCAAATCACAGGCGAGCTACGCTCCTAG